A window of Paenibacillus polygoni contains these coding sequences:
- the clpC gene encoding ATP-dependent protease ATP-binding subunit ClpC, whose translation MMFGRFTERAQKVLALAQEEAVRLGHNNIGTEHILLGLIREGEGIAAKALIGLGLGLEKIQDEVETLIGRGQEQPTNIAYTPRAKKVIELSMDEARKLGHTYVGTEHILLGLIREGEGVAARVLNNLGISLNKARQQVLQLLGSSEAVSSHNGTQANVSTPTLDSLARDLTATARESNLDPVIGRSKEIERVIQVLSRRTKNNPVLIGEPGVGKTAIAEGLAQKIIANEIPETLRDKRVMTLDMGSVVAGTKYRGEFEDRLKKIMDEIRQAGNIILFIDELHTLIGAGGAEGAIDASNILKPALARGELQCIGATTLDEYRKYIEKDAALERRFQPITVDQPSVEEAIQILHGLRDRYEAHHRVKITDEAIEQAVKLSDRYITDRFLPDKAIDLIDEAGSKVRLNSYTVPPNLKQLENRLDDIRKEKDSAVQSQEFEKAAALRDTEQKIREELDITKNQWKEKQGRTDSEVTPEDIAQVVASWTGIPVSKLKQEETDRLLNMESILHERVIGQDEAVVAVSRAIRRARAGLKDPKRPMGSFIFLGPTGVGKTELARALAEAMFGDENAVIRIDMSEYMEKHSTSRLVGAPPGYVGYEEGGQLTEKVRRKPYSVVLLDEIEKAHPEVFNILLQVLEDGRLTDSKGRVVDFRNTLIILTSNVGADAIKRNSTLGFTAVADAGAEYSNMKGKVMEELKKSFRPEFLNRIDEVIVFHSLEEKHIGEIVSLMSEELRKRLREYDVDFELTDKAKAFLAKEGFDPAYGARPLRRAIQKHIEDRLSEELLTGSITKGDFLLIDEKDGALAVTKKSNVPTNS comes from the coding sequence ATGATGTTTGGAAGATTTACGGAACGAGCTCAAAAAGTTCTCGCTTTAGCTCAGGAAGAAGCAGTTCGTTTAGGTCATAATAACATCGGTACCGAACATATTTTGCTCGGCCTGATTCGTGAAGGTGAAGGTATTGCTGCAAAAGCTCTCATCGGCCTTGGCCTTGGTCTTGAAAAAATACAGGATGAGGTAGAAACACTCATTGGCCGTGGCCAAGAGCAACCTACCAATATTGCATATACGCCGCGTGCGAAAAAAGTAATTGAGCTTTCCATGGATGAGGCTCGTAAGCTGGGCCATACTTATGTGGGAACCGAACATATTTTGCTTGGCTTAATTCGTGAAGGCGAAGGTGTAGCAGCACGTGTGCTGAACAACCTCGGTATTAGCCTTAATAAGGCACGTCAACAAGTCTTGCAACTGCTTGGCAGCAGTGAAGCAGTATCCAGTCATAACGGTACACAAGCCAATGTAAGCACTCCTACACTGGATAGTCTGGCAAGAGATCTTACAGCCACTGCGAGAGAGAGCAATCTTGATCCGGTCATCGGCCGCAGTAAAGAGATTGAGCGTGTTATTCAAGTGCTTAGTCGACGTACCAAAAACAACCCGGTTCTGATTGGTGAACCCGGAGTTGGTAAAACAGCGATTGCAGAAGGCCTTGCTCAGAAGATTATTGCGAATGAAATACCTGAAACACTGCGTGATAAACGGGTAATGACCCTAGATATGGGTTCTGTAGTTGCTGGAACGAAGTATCGCGGTGAGTTTGAGGATCGACTTAAAAAAATTATGGATGAGATTCGCCAAGCAGGAAATATCATTCTCTTCATTGATGAACTGCACACTCTGATTGGTGCAGGCGGAGCAGAAGGAGCAATCGATGCTTCTAACATTTTAAAACCTGCCCTTGCCCGCGGAGAGCTACAATGTATTGGTGCGACTACGCTTGATGAGTACCGTAAATATATTGAAAAAGACGCTGCTCTTGAACGTCGTTTCCAGCCAATTACTGTGGATCAGCCATCGGTTGAAGAAGCCATTCAAATCTTGCATGGACTGAGAGATCGTTATGAAGCTCATCACCGTGTAAAAATTACAGATGAGGCAATTGAACAAGCAGTAAAACTGTCTGACCGTTATATTACAGACCGATTCCTGCCAGATAAAGCGATTGACCTTATTGATGAAGCGGGTTCTAAAGTAAGACTGAATTCTTATACTGTACCGCCTAATCTTAAACAACTGGAAAACCGTCTTGATGATATCCGCAAAGAGAAAGACTCTGCGGTGCAAAGTCAAGAATTTGAGAAAGCAGCAGCGCTGCGTGATACAGAACAGAAAATTCGCGAAGAACTGGATATAACTAAAAATCAGTGGAAAGAAAAACAAGGTCGTACGGATTCAGAAGTAACTCCAGAAGATATCGCTCAAGTGGTAGCAAGCTGGACAGGAATCCCGGTTAGCAAACTGAAACAAGAAGAAACAGATCGTTTGTTAAATATGGAGTCTATTCTTCATGAACGTGTAATCGGCCAAGACGAAGCAGTTGTAGCTGTCAGTCGTGCAATTCGCCGGGCACGTGCAGGCCTAAAAGATCCAAAACGTCCTATGGGTTCTTTTATCTTCCTAGGACCTACAGGGGTAGGTAAAACAGAACTTGCTCGTGCGCTTGCCGAAGCGATGTTTGGAGATGAAAATGCGGTAATCCGGATTGATATGTCCGAATACATGGAGAAACACTCTACTTCTCGACTAGTAGGAGCGCCTCCAGGATATGTAGGATATGAAGAAGGCGGTCAGCTGACTGAAAAAGTTCGTCGTAAACCGTATTCTGTCGTTCTTTTAGATGAGATTGAAAAAGCTCACCCGGAAGTATTCAATATCTTGCTTCAAGTTCTTGAAGATGGACGTTTGACTGACTCAAAAGGCCGTGTTGTAGATTTCCGTAATACCCTCATTATCTTGACTTCTAATGTGGGTGCAGATGCAATTAAACGTAATTCTACGCTAGGATTTACTGCAGTCGCAGATGCGGGGGCGGAGTATTCGAACATGAAAGGTAAAGTGATGGAAGAACTCAAGAAGAGCTTCCGTCCTGAATTCCTAAACCGGATTGACGAAGTTATTGTTTTCCATTCACTTGAAGAGAAGCATATTGGAGAGATTGTTTCTCTGATGTCTGAAGAACTTCGTAAACGTCTGCGTGAATATGATGTTGATTTCGAACTTACTGACAAGGCAAAAGCTTTCTTAGCGAAAGAAGGATTCGATCCAGCCTACGGTGCAAGACCGCTTCGCCGTGCGATTCAAAAGCACATTGAAGACCGTCTATCTGAGGAACTTCTTACGGGTTCAATTACAAAAGGAGATTTCCTTCTTATTGATGAGAAGGATGGTGCACTCGCTGTTACAAAAAAGAGCAATGTGCCCACTAATTCTTAA
- a CDS encoding PIN/TRAM domain-containing protein, whose amino-acid sequence MWRKLIFMFTGLCGAWSGYALYYSVGQTIPWLSEGTSTFRVGLALTLFMLVGAVFFVLLSRMLGSLLDLRVEEGVSKLARVPMSELAAGALGLGIGLLFSLLLYPSLNWLGRPGDLLQVALMLVFGYMGLRVGLAKKEDLGSFWTSGRWNTGTGNEERRIEEHKILDTSVIIDGRIADICKTGFIEGTIVIPEFVLEELQHIADSSDLLKRNRGRRGLDILNKIQKELEIKVLIYEGDFEEISEVDSKLVKLAKVLQGKVVTNDFNLNKVCELQGVSVLNINDLANAVKPVVLPGEEIMVQIIKDGKEHGQGVAYLDDGTMIVVEGGREYIGTMMEVLVTSVLQTSAGRMIFAKPKLLEKAQ is encoded by the coding sequence GTGTGGAGAAAGCTTATTTTTATGTTCACAGGGCTTTGCGGAGCATGGTCTGGTTATGCGCTTTATTATTCAGTAGGACAAACGATCCCTTGGTTAAGTGAAGGGACAAGTACATTCAGAGTAGGTTTGGCTTTAACGTTATTTATGTTAGTTGGTGCTGTATTCTTTGTTCTGTTAAGTAGGATGCTTGGATCACTCCTTGATCTACGGGTAGAAGAAGGGGTCTCTAAACTTGCACGGGTTCCAATGAGTGAACTTGCAGCAGGAGCACTCGGGCTTGGTATAGGTTTATTGTTCTCGTTACTTCTTTATCCTTCGCTTAACTGGCTTGGCAGACCGGGGGACTTACTTCAAGTGGCGCTTATGCTCGTATTTGGTTATATGGGGCTTCGGGTTGGTCTAGCCAAAAAAGAAGATTTAGGCTCGTTCTGGACTTCAGGAAGATGGAATACAGGTACAGGGAATGAGGAAAGGCGCATTGAAGAACATAAAATTCTCGATACGAGTGTAATTATTGATGGCCGAATCGCTGATATTTGTAAAACTGGATTTATTGAAGGGACCATTGTAATTCCTGAATTTGTACTGGAAGAGCTGCAGCATATTGCAGATTCCTCTGATCTTCTGAAAAGAAACCGGGGACGCAGAGGGCTCGACATTTTGAATAAAATCCAGAAAGAACTGGAGATTAAAGTCCTGATCTATGAGGGGGATTTTGAAGAAATCTCCGAAGTAGACAGCAAGCTTGTAAAACTAGCGAAAGTCCTGCAAGGTAAAGTAGTGACGAATGATTTTAATCTTAATAAAGTATGTGAACTTCAAGGTGTTTCTGTCCTTAATATCAATGATCTTGCTAATGCAGTGAAGCCGGTTGTACTTCCTGGTGAGGAAATTATGGTTCAGATTATTAAAGATGGAAAAGAACATGGTCAAGGTGTAGCCTACTTAGATGATGGTACGATGATAGTCGTTGAAGGTGGACGCGAGTATATCGGGACAATGATGGAAGTCTTGGTGACGAGTGTACTGCAGACTTCTGCCGGAAGAATGATTTTTGCCAAGCCGAAACTGTTGGAAAAAGCGCAATAA
- the ispD gene encoding 2-C-methyl-D-erythritol 4-phosphate cytidylyltransferase: protein MTKSWGAVIVAAGRGSRMKTSESKQFLLLQDKPIFIHTLEVFNRIPMIKDIIVVTGAPDVRRCEEWIKQSGLHDQRTFVVSGGKERQDSVYAGLQKLETDYVLIHDGVRPFVQRDHIEACMKAAEQFGAAVLAVPVKDTIKQVSTDGIITATPDRSSLWSIQTPQAFRLSDVKEAHKLAVESGFAGTDDAMLVERLGRQVKIVEGSYTNIKITTPEDLDYAAFMQKGEREQ from the coding sequence ATGACAAAATCATGGGGGGCAGTCATTGTTGCAGCAGGAAGAGGCTCACGAATGAAGACAAGTGAGAGCAAACAGTTTCTGCTGCTGCAAGACAAGCCCATTTTTATACATACACTTGAAGTGTTTAACCGCATACCTATGATTAAGGATATCATTGTGGTAACTGGTGCGCCGGATGTAAGACGGTGTGAAGAATGGATTAAGCAATCTGGACTTCATGACCAACGGACTTTCGTTGTTTCAGGAGGGAAGGAACGGCAAGACTCGGTTTATGCGGGTCTCCAGAAACTTGAAACGGATTATGTACTTATCCACGATGGTGTTCGTCCTTTTGTCCAGCGAGATCACATTGAAGCATGTATGAAGGCAGCAGAACAATTTGGGGCTGCAGTACTTGCTGTTCCTGTCAAAGATACGATTAAGCAGGTAAGTACAGATGGAATAATAACTGCGACCCCCGATCGGAGCAGTCTGTGGAGCATTCAAACCCCACAGGCTTTTCGTCTTTCGGATGTAAAAGAAGCGCATAAACTAGCGGTAGAATCAGGTTTTGCAGGAACGGATGATGCTATGCTGGTTGAGCGTCTGGGAAGACAGGTTAAGATTGTAGAGGGCAGTTATACCAATATCAAGATCACCACACCGGAAGATCTAGATTATGCTGCATTTATGCAAAAAGGGGAGAGAGAACAATGA
- a CDS encoding protein arginine kinase, translating to MSDIRFTDKPLSDWMRSSAADSEIVISSRVRVARNVQSFPFPMLATDQQSRAVLDKVTEILQFDDIHQFGNFHVLNLDEISELDQEILVEKHLISPNLANESRNGAVILSEDESISIMVNEEDHLRIQCLYPGFQVQEAWKRASAIDDVFEAHIDYSFDDRRGYLTSCPTNVGTGVRASVMMHLPALVMTKQIGRVLTAVSQVGLAVRGIYGEGSEATGNLFQISNQITLGQTEAEIIDNLYSVVLQIIGHERNARERLMTDSKLRIADRVMRSYGILSHAYLMDSKEAAQRISDVRLGIDLDLIREKTIVEMNELNVLIQPGFLQKKFGRTLESGERDMYRAQLIRESFQREN from the coding sequence ATGTCAGATATCCGGTTTACCGATAAACCACTTAGTGATTGGATGCGTAGTAGCGCAGCTGATTCAGAAATTGTCATTAGCAGCCGGGTAAGAGTGGCACGGAACGTGCAGAGTTTTCCATTTCCTATGCTGGCAACCGACCAGCAATCGAGAGCGGTACTCGATAAGGTAACGGAAATCCTTCAATTTGATGATATTCATCAGTTTGGCAATTTCCATGTTCTAAATCTAGATGAAATATCTGAACTTGACCAAGAAATACTAGTCGAAAAACATCTCATTAGTCCGAACTTGGCAAATGAATCAAGAAATGGTGCGGTTATTCTTAGTGAAGATGAATCCATTAGTATTATGGTGAACGAAGAGGATCATTTGCGCATTCAATGTTTATACCCTGGTTTTCAGGTTCAAGAAGCGTGGAAACGTGCTTCAGCCATAGATGATGTTTTTGAAGCCCATATCGATTATTCTTTTGATGATCGCAGAGGATATTTAACCAGTTGTCCAACCAATGTAGGAACTGGGGTTCGGGCTTCTGTAATGATGCATTTACCGGCTCTTGTGATGACGAAACAGATAGGCAGGGTACTCACTGCTGTATCTCAAGTAGGTCTTGCTGTAAGAGGAATTTACGGTGAAGGCAGTGAAGCGACAGGAAATCTGTTTCAAATATCGAATCAAATTACATTAGGACAAACTGAAGCCGAAATTATCGATAATTTGTATAGTGTTGTTTTACAGATTATAGGTCACGAGCGTAACGCTAGAGAAAGACTCATGACCGATTCTAAACTTCGTATTGCGGATCGAGTGATGAGATCATATGGTATTTTATCTCATGCTTATTTGATGGATTCGAAAGAAGCAGCTCAGCGCATATCTGATGTTCGGCTCGGCATTGATTTAGATCTCATTAGAGAAAAAACAATAGTTGAAATGAATGAACTCAATGTCTTGATCCAGCCAGGTTTCCTTCAGAAGAAATTCGGGAGAACGCTTGAGTCAGGAGAAAGAGATATGTACCGGGCACAGTTAATAAGGGAATCTTTCCAAAGAGAAAATTAG
- a CDS encoding nucleoside triphosphate pyrophosphohydrolase family protein, translated as MSASSLQTFQNQVSELLLRHRSLIDVLSKNGQADASVNRAVSKAITDCGCIELHATKQSYAHNGDLEDAKSSVQTHVHGDLCDQCKEVISSELGRNLFYMSALCNLLNIQLEEVLEDEAKKCSTLGIFNLS; from the coding sequence ATGAGCGCATCAAGTTTGCAAACTTTTCAGAACCAAGTATCCGAGCTGTTGCTCCGCCACCGAAGTCTAATTGACGTTTTGTCCAAGAATGGACAAGCGGATGCTTCTGTTAACCGGGCTGTTTCTAAAGCCATTACAGACTGTGGTTGTATTGAACTCCATGCAACCAAGCAATCTTACGCTCATAATGGTGATCTAGAAGATGCCAAATCTTCGGTACAGACGCATGTACATGGTGATCTGTGTGACCAGTGCAAAGAAGTCATCAGCTCAGAACTTGGTCGTAATCTGTTCTACATGTCAGCACTATGCAATCTGCTTAATATTCAGTTAGAAGAAGTGCTTGAAGATGAAGCTAAAAAGTGTTCTACACTGGGCATCTTCAACCTCTCCTAA
- the radA gene encoding DNA repair protein RadA produces the protein MAKVKTKFYCTECGYESPKWYGKCPGCQSWNSMVEETESIVKTQGRNSSLFDSKEKPLPIINIESDQEPRILTGIQELNRVLGGGVVPGSLILVGGDPGIGKSTLLLQTSHAMTASGLRVLYISGEESVRQTKLRADRLEALSPDLYVLSETNMERIEEAVSQVDPHFLVIDSIQTVFLPEITSAPGSVAQVRECTSRFMRIAKGLGIATVLVGHVTKEGSIAGPRMLEHMVDCVLYFEGERHHTYRLLRAVKNRFGSTNEIGIFEMGESGLREVANPSEMFLSERPLGVAGSTVVASMEGTRPMLVELQALISATQFPSPRRMATGVDYNRMALIIAVLEKRQGMFLQNQDAYLNVAGGVKLDEPATDLAMAVSIASSFRDLPTKPYDVIFGEVGLTGEVRGVSRAEQRAKEAQKLGFKRVIMPEKSLKGWKHPVGIELIGINTVGDALAAALD, from the coding sequence GTGGCTAAAGTAAAAACAAAGTTTTACTGTACAGAATGCGGTTATGAATCGCCGAAATGGTACGGTAAATGTCCAGGTTGCCAGTCATGGAATTCCATGGTGGAGGAAACCGAAAGTATTGTGAAGACACAGGGGAGGAATTCTTCCCTTTTTGATAGTAAAGAAAAACCGCTTCCTATCATAAATATAGAAAGTGACCAAGAACCGCGTATTCTAACTGGCATTCAGGAACTGAATCGAGTACTTGGCGGAGGAGTAGTACCAGGTTCGTTGATTCTTGTTGGTGGGGATCCGGGTATTGGTAAATCAACGCTCTTGCTCCAGACATCTCATGCCATGACAGCTTCAGGGCTGCGCGTATTGTATATTTCGGGTGAGGAATCGGTTAGACAAACCAAACTGAGAGCCGACCGGCTTGAAGCATTGTCTCCTGATTTATATGTTCTTAGTGAAACGAATATGGAACGGATCGAAGAGGCAGTAAGTCAGGTTGATCCTCATTTTCTGGTGATTGACTCAATTCAGACTGTTTTTTTACCGGAAATAACAAGTGCTCCCGGAAGTGTGGCACAGGTACGAGAATGTACATCACGGTTTATGCGGATTGCGAAAGGGTTAGGCATTGCAACGGTTCTGGTAGGGCATGTTACTAAAGAGGGTTCGATTGCAGGTCCTCGAATGCTGGAACATATGGTGGATTGTGTGCTTTATTTTGAAGGAGAACGTCATCATACGTATCGTTTGCTTCGTGCGGTAAAGAATCGTTTTGGTTCGACGAATGAAATTGGGATTTTCGAGATGGGAGAATCGGGCTTAAGAGAAGTGGCTAATCCATCAGAAATGTTCTTATCTGAGCGACCGCTAGGAGTGGCAGGTTCCACCGTTGTAGCGAGTATGGAAGGAACGCGTCCCATGCTTGTCGAACTTCAGGCACTGATCTCGGCTACGCAATTTCCATCACCTAGGCGAATGGCTACCGGCGTTGATTACAACCGTATGGCACTGATCATCGCCGTCCTTGAGAAGCGCCAAGGAATGTTTCTCCAGAATCAAGATGCTTATCTCAATGTAGCTGGTGGAGTGAAACTGGATGAACCTGCAACCGATTTGGCTATGGCTGTAAGTATTGCTTCCAGTTTTCGCGATTTGCCAACCAAACCCTATGATGTCATATTTGGAGAAGTAGGCTTGACTGGAGAAGTGCGCGGTGTTTCAAGAGCGGAACAAAGAGCCAAAGAAGCGCAAAAACTTGGGTTTAAACGGGTAATTATGCCAGAGAAGAGCTTAAAGGGGTGGAAGCATCCTGTTGGAATAGAACTGATCGGTATTAATACGGTCGGAGATGCACTAGCGGCTGCTTTAGATTAG
- the disA gene encoding DNA integrity scanning diadenylate cyclase DisA yields the protein MKESSQLDKMNELLRLVAPGTPFREGLENVLRAKTGALIVVGYSPEVMEVVDGGFSINCDFSPNYLYELAKMDGAIILSEDLKRILYANTQLIPDSSISSSETGIRHRTAERVAKQTGKLVVSISQRRNIITLYQGTLRYALKEIGVILTKANQAIQTLEKYKAVLNQSLTNLSASEFEELVTIPEVINVIQRVEMVLRIKMEIKRYINELGNEGRLINMQMEELVANTEEEAWLLYKDYAKDNSDEKIKDIINGLKRSTDDELLDTHHIGRLLGYGAAAAASEESVAPRGYRVLSKIPRLPNVIIHNLVEEFERLPHVIMATIEELDEVDGIGEVRARTIKDGLKRLQEQMFIDRQM from the coding sequence ATGAAAGAATCGAGCCAACTGGATAAAATGAATGAGTTGTTACGTTTGGTTGCACCTGGAACGCCTTTTCGTGAAGGGCTTGAAAATGTTCTGCGTGCAAAAACGGGTGCATTGATTGTTGTCGGCTACAGTCCAGAAGTTATGGAAGTAGTGGATGGTGGATTTTCGATTAATTGCGATTTTTCACCGAACTATTTATATGAACTTGCTAAGATGGATGGAGCGATCATCCTAAGTGAAGATTTGAAACGGATATTGTATGCAAATACGCAGTTAATTCCCGATTCCTCCATTTCTTCATCCGAGACAGGTATTCGTCACCGTACGGCAGAACGTGTAGCAAAACAGACGGGAAAACTGGTTGTTTCCATTTCGCAAAGAAGGAATATTATCACTCTTTACCAAGGAACGCTGCGTTATGCATTGAAGGAAATTGGAGTTATTTTAACAAAAGCGAATCAAGCGATTCAAACATTGGAGAAATATAAAGCAGTCTTAAACCAGTCACTTACCAATCTGAGTGCATCCGAGTTTGAAGAATTGGTTACGATTCCTGAAGTAATCAATGTCATACAGCGGGTGGAAATGGTGCTGCGAATCAAGATGGAGATTAAACGCTATATTAATGAACTGGGCAATGAAGGACGCCTGATTAATATGCAGATGGAAGAACTAGTGGCGAATACAGAAGAGGAAGCTTGGCTTTTGTATAAGGATTATGCCAAAGATAACAGTGATGAGAAGATCAAAGATATTATTAATGGCTTAAAACGATCTACAGATGATGAGCTGCTTGATACCCATCATATTGGCCGGCTTCTCGGTTATGGTGCAGCGGCAGCTGCTTCTGAAGAATCCGTAGCTCCAAGAGGATACCGAGTTTTAAGCAAAATTCCAAGATTGCCAAATGTCATTATTCATAATTTAGTTGAAGAATTTGAAAGATTACCACATGTCATTATGGCTACGATCGAGGAGCTTGATGAAGTGGATGGTATTGGTGAAGTTCGCGCTCGGACGATCAAGGATGGCTTAAAGCGCCTGCAAGAACAGATGTTTATTGATCGACAAATGTAA
- the pssA gene encoding CDP-diacylglycerol--serine O-phosphatidyltransferase → MITKSIPNLFTLGNLSLGMIAILLASEGRYSLAAIMVVVAMLMDGLDGRIARALNAQSDFGKELDSLSDMISFGAAPAYIMYSVSFQEAPIALAWIVTCLFPICGALRLARFNVRPGIPGYFTGLPIPAAGGVLATLSLFSKDISAPFMMIATLLLAYLMISSLKYPNLKKVGLPKKAVWIAPLVVLFSIALAVLFSEQLSMFVFIPLVLYAIYGMTHNIDLILARSRKKKKKRERDETSH, encoded by the coding sequence ATGATAACAAAATCAATTCCGAACTTGTTTACCTTAGGTAATCTATCTCTCGGAATGATTGCCATTCTGCTCGCATCCGAGGGTCGTTACAGTTTAGCAGCGATTATGGTTGTTGTAGCGATGCTGATGGATGGACTGGATGGTCGAATTGCTAGAGCTTTGAATGCTCAAAGTGATTTTGGCAAAGAGCTTGATTCCTTATCGGATATGATCTCTTTTGGAGCTGCGCCGGCTTATATTATGTATAGCGTTTCATTTCAGGAGGCACCTATCGCTCTCGCTTGGATTGTAACGTGTCTGTTCCCGATATGCGGGGCTTTAAGGCTGGCTCGCTTTAATGTACGGCCTGGGATTCCTGGGTACTTTACAGGGCTTCCTATTCCTGCTGCGGGCGGTGTGCTTGCAACCTTGTCTTTATTCAGTAAAGATATCTCAGCTCCATTCATGATGATTGCAACTTTATTGCTTGCTTATTTGATGATAAGTTCACTTAAATATCCTAACCTGAAAAAAGTGGGCCTTCCTAAAAAAGCAGTATGGATTGCTCCGCTTGTTGTTCTTTTTTCGATTGCACTTGCGGTACTTTTCTCAGAGCAATTATCTATGTTTGTATTTATACCTCTTGTGCTTTATGCCATATATGGTATGACTCATAATATTGATCTTATTCTAGCCCGGAGTCGCAAGAAGAAAAAGAAAAGAGAAAGAGATGAAACTTCTCATTAG